CACACTGTTCCTTTCTCCTAGTATGTTGTTTCCCTATGTTCTTAGCCTTCTCCAATCTGACTGCTTGTCCTAACAGCCAAATCCCATTGTTCCTTCGAGACCTGTATCAAATGCCTTCTGCACAATGATACATCAGCCACCCGGACTTGGTTGCTCCTTCTTCTCATGCCCCAGGCCACACATCTGCATTTCTCTCGGGACACATCACATGCCCTGCTTGCATGAGAGTTTTTGCAGTTGTGTGTCTTGTCTCTGGACTAGCCTGGAAGCTAGTCTTGGAAAGAATGTGTGTCTCATTCAGTGTTTCCTCTGTGCCCCACGCACAAGGTGCTCCATGCCTCTGGTCGAGGCTACGGGAGTGAATGAGAGGTGGTGAGCATGGATGAAGGAGAGATATGGATgcatggagggaggggtggaCAGGATGGAAGACACCTCAAGCCCTGTGCAgtgctggccctggccctgctgggaAGGCAGTGGGCCTGCAGCCAGCACTTCCCTGGGGTGAATAACCTCGGGGCTCTGCTCCTCCAGGCCCTTCCCACATCATAAAACATCAAGCACTTCCTTTTCAGGGGCAGGAAGAGAAGTGGGGTGACTTAGGGGGCTGAGCCTCAGCATCTGGGAGGGTTTATAAGCTGGGGCAGCAGACCCTTCAGCACCACGAACCTTCTTCCTCATCCCAGTGCTCCCTGGCCTCCAGGTCTCCAGGTCTCCCGGCAGCATGGCCTTCAACGGCAAGTACGAGATCGAGAGTGAGAAGAATTATGATGAGTTCATGAAGCGCCTTGGTGAGTGGGGTCCTAAGAATACCTTCTCTGGGCTGGTCTGTAAAAACCAGCACTGGTCTGGGAACCCAAATTCCTGGGGAAAAGTGGGACAGgacttcatttattccttcattcactTCCTCATCTGATGGGTACTTCTCTGTCCCAGGCTCTTGGGCTAATGTGAGCCATAAAGCCTCTGACTTAAAAAACTTAGGGAAGATAAGTATACCCAACTTACTTAGCAAAAACTTGGGGCCCAGAGAAGCTCAGTTACtagttcaaggtcacatagctagagAAACTGATATAGAGACTTGACTGGTTTgttcattcaatcatttattgaacacctactatatgcAAGAGCCAACCCACTGTTACTGAGGGGGCACCTAGCTCTTGCTCAAGGTTGCACTGTAAGTCTCTGGAAGGGGATATTAGAACCCAGGACCTTATGATGAGATGATGAATGGTGTCACCACAAACTGCCTTGTAAGAGGTGACCAAGAAGTTGGCATAGAGACTAGGTCTGACAAGCTATGCACTCATTCAGTTATTCAATAAACAAAGGCCTCTTACTGTGTTCGGCTCTGTGGGTGGAGAGATCAAAGGCCCCATACCTCTAGCTGCGAGGTTTGCAACACTGGTTGTGGGGAACCAACGAGACAGTGGACTTGACAATCCTGCAGAAACCCTGGTGCTCCACCCACGTCTGAGGCAGTGCAGTTGTTGGGAGTCTGAGGACAGCCCCAGGGACCAGTGCCCTCATCCTGGAGGCAGAGAGGCCTCAAGAGCCATGCGCatgagccctgggccctgggaggcaAAAGCCCTTCTGAGTCAACTGTCAGGAGAGGCCCTGAAGGAACGGTGACTTGGCCTCCCCTGCAACACTCTGGTATGGAATTAGGAGTAAGCCAGTGTCAGCTCTAGACCTGGTTGGTGCTGCCCAGAATGTCCACTGAGCTACTGGGAGCCCCCTTTCCTGCTGTGGGTCTTCTTTCCTAACCTGTGAAATAAGAGCCACAGAAGACAGTCTTGATGGTCCCCTTCATTCCAGAGCTTTGCAAGCTTGGCAAGTTTCTATTGTGTTACATTACTATCCGAAGAACAGCTATTATTGTCAACTACACAGCAGGAGCTTTACAAGACACACTTCATTCTTTACAGCCGCCCTGTGAAATGGGCCTTCTTACCCCATTTTGTGGATGGAAacactgaggcttggagaggtatTTGCCCAAGCCGCGTGGCTCACAGTAGAGCTGAAATGTGTGCTTTTAACTGTCAGGGTAGCCTGCCCTAGAGGAGGTGAGCTCTTTCCCAAAGCCACAGGCGTAAGTAGCTCTTACACAGCCCGTCTGCATGTCCCCCGCGCCAGGGCTCCCCAGCGATGCAATTGAAAAGGGCCGTAACTTCAAGATCGTCACGGAGGTCCAGCAGGATGGGCAGAACTTCACCTGGTCCCAGCACTACCCCAGCGGCCACTCCATGATCAACAAGTTCACCATCGGCAAGGAGTGCGACATGGAAACCATGGGGGGCAAGAAGTTCAAGGTGAGTG
The genomic region above belongs to Phyllostomus discolor isolate MPI-MPIP mPhyDis1 chromosome 13, mPhyDis1.pri.v3, whole genome shotgun sequence and contains:
- the FABP6 gene encoding gastrotropin; protein product: MAFNGKYEIESEKNYDEFMKRLGLPSDAIEKGRNFKIVTEVQQDGQNFTWSQHYPSGHSMINKFTIGKECDMETMGGKKFKATVRMEGGKLVVDFPNYHQTSEIIGDKLVEISTISGVTYERVYKRLA